ACTCCTCCGGGCGTGCGTGACGGTGACCGGCGCGGACGCCGAACTGCACTGGGCCGACCCGGACATCGTCCTCGGCGCGGGCATCGCGCCGTGGACCGACCTGCCGATCTGGGTCCCGCCGGGCTCCGACCTGCACACCACGCTCCACGGCGCGAACACCTCCCGAGCCGCCGCGGCGGGCCTGCGCTGCCGCCCGGTCACCGAGACGGTCGCCGACACCTGGACCTGGCTGTGCGAACTCGGCGGGGTGGCTCCGCAACGCCCGGACCGGCCGGTGGTGGGGCTGGACCCGGAGACGGAGGCGAAGGTGCTGGCGGGTCGTCCGTAGGTCGAGGTCCGGGTGGGGGTCGGTCGTGGGTGAGGTCAGTCCTCCTCAGCCGCCGCCGCGTCCCGTACGCCCTCCAGGAACCCCCGGATCGCCGCCCGTTCCCGCTCGTCGTATCCCCGGAGCAGTTCCACGGTCCTCCCGATGAGCGGTCCGAAGAAGGCATGGCCCAGCTCCACCGCCCGTTCGTCCACCTCGACGACCACCTTGCGCCGGTCCTCCCGCCCCCGCACCCGCCGCACATGCCCGCCCCGCTCCAGCCGGTCGATGAGCGAGGTCGTGCCCGCCGAGTTGAGCCCGAGCAGCGAGCCCAGCCGTCCCGCCGACATCTCCTCGTCCGCGCGGGAGGCGTCCATGAGGGCGATCAGGGCGCGTACGTCGGTCGGGTGCAGGGCGTTGCGCCGGGCGAACCGGGCGCTGTGCAGGCCGAGTTCGACCGTCACCGCGCGCAGCAGATGGACGATCTCCAGCTCGGGAC
Above is a window of Streptomyces griseorubiginosus DNA encoding:
- a CDS encoding MarR family winged helix-turn-helix transcriptional regulator, which produces MAPQGPELEIVHLLRAVTVELGLHSARFARRNALHPTDVRALIALMDASRADEEMSAGRLGSLLGLNSAGTTSLIDRLERGGHVRRVRGREDRRKVVVEVDERAVELGHAFFGPLIGRTVELLRGYDERERAAIRGFLEGVRDAAAAEED